A region of Methanonatronarchaeum thermophilum DNA encodes the following proteins:
- a CDS encoding transcription initiation factor IIB: MSTEIGKTQNEIEKKVKSERDHIGEYEESDKCPECGGIKLIRDYERAELVCEKCGLVIDGDFIDTGPDWRAFDSEERNKKMRVGAPMDIMTHDKGLSTNIGTGTRDSNGNSISSNKKTKFYRLRKWHRQSKFSDSKERDLALALGELNRMASQLNIPKSVSEDASMIYRKIAEKGLVKGRSIEAMVGSVLYISCRQNKIPRTLDEISDSARVSRKEIGRAYRYIASELGIMLQPAKPEEYVPRFCSQLGLTNKVQFKAEEILKQASEKELTSGRDPTSIAAAGIYIASVKCGEKRSQKKVANAASTTEVTVRNRYQELCEELNIEMNVN; this comes from the coding sequence ATGTCAACAGAAATTGGAAAAACACAAAACGAAATAGAAAAAAAAGTTAAAAGCGAAAGAGACCACATAGGGGAGTACGAAGAAAGCGACAAATGCCCCGAATGTGGCGGAATAAAACTAATAAGAGATTACGAACGAGCCGAACTAGTATGTGAGAAATGTGGACTCGTAATCGATGGAGACTTCATAGACACAGGCCCAGACTGGAGAGCATTCGACAGCGAAGAAAGAAACAAAAAAATGAGAGTAGGCGCCCCAATGGACATAATGACACACGACAAAGGCCTCTCCACAAACATAGGAACCGGAACCCGAGACAGCAACGGAAACTCAATCAGCTCCAACAAAAAAACCAAATTCTACCGACTAAGAAAATGGCACAGACAATCAAAATTCAGCGACTCAAAAGAAAGAGACCTAGCACTCGCCCTAGGCGAACTAAACAGAATGGCCTCACAACTAAACATACCAAAAAGCGTAAGCGAAGACGCATCAATGATATACAGAAAAATAGCAGAAAAAGGCCTCGTAAAAGGCCGATCAATAGAAGCAATGGTAGGATCCGTACTATACATCAGCTGCAGACAAAACAAAATCCCAAGAACACTAGACGAAATATCAGACAGCGCAAGAGTATCAAGAAAAGAAATAGGCCGAGCATACCGATACATCGCATCAGAACTCGGAATAATGCTACAACCAGCAAAACCAGAAGAATACGTCCCAAGATTCTGCAGCCAACTCGGACTAACAAACAAAGTACAATTCAAAGCAGAAGAAATCCTAAAACAAGCATCAGAAAAAGAACTAACAAGCGGACGAGACCCAACAAGCATAGCCGCAGCAGGAATATACATCGCAAGCGTAAAATGCGGCGAAAAAAGATCACAAAAAAAAGTAGCAAACGCAGCAAGCACAACAGAAGTAACAGTCCGAAACAGATACCAAGAACTCTGCGAAGAACTAAACATAGAAATGAACGTCAACTAA